One region of Catenuloplanes indicus genomic DNA includes:
- a CDS encoding dihydrofolate reductase family protein, with translation MRTLIVTAFVSLDGVMEAPGGEPGYRNSGWTFKGVEFDPAAYEIKAREQDEAGAMLIGRRSYEAFAPVWPTMTEDFKGYNSMPRYVVSTTLAAPDERWPATILRSLDEVAALKETEGGPIIVHGSATLGAALADAGLVDRYHLLVFPLLLGAGKRLFSTADKDLTALRLAEHEVYGNGIQKQVFDVVR, from the coding sequence ATGCGTACCTTGATCGTCACCGCGTTCGTGTCGCTGGACGGTGTCATGGAGGCGCCGGGCGGCGAGCCCGGCTACCGCAACTCCGGCTGGACGTTCAAGGGCGTGGAGTTCGACCCGGCCGCGTACGAGATCAAGGCTCGTGAGCAGGACGAGGCGGGCGCGATGCTGATCGGCCGCCGGTCCTACGAGGCGTTCGCCCCGGTCTGGCCGACCATGACCGAGGACTTCAAGGGCTACAACAGCATGCCGCGGTACGTCGTCAGCACCACGCTGGCCGCGCCGGACGAGCGCTGGCCGGCGACCATCCTGCGCTCGCTGGACGAGGTGGCGGCGCTGAAGGAGACCGAGGGCGGCCCGATCATCGTGCACGGCAGCGCCACGCTCGGCGCCGCACTCGCCGACGCCGGGCTGGTCGACCGCTATCACCTGCTGGTCTTCCCACTGCTGCTGGGCGCCGGCAAGCGCCTGTTCAGCACGGCCGACAAGGACCTGACGGCGCTGCGGCTCGCCGAGCACGAGGTCTACGGCAACGGGATCCAGAAGCAGGTCTTCGACGTGGTCCGCTGA
- a CDS encoding Acg family FMN-binding oxidoreductase has protein sequence MVRISPAADAAPTAPDGYRAEDLAAAVAAAVRAPSQHNTQPWRFRLSGGAIEIRSDPARRLPIADPTGWAVRIACGAALGNARLALAGRGRPADGVIRPVPGEADLVARLVPGPPRPPTRTELALLAAVPRRRSTRGRFSAQPVPASIRARMLDAVRSEGGWLDLIVGTPAVTAVAEIAHSADRVLRRNDEYRAEIEAWTRPAPSFDGVPPEAAGPKADPTDILPRRDFRGAVPDRDATPEPEPLVAVLGSPADTATEQIAAGQALQKLLLTITDAGLAASMVSQPIEVPAAREQLRLALGRSGPPQMVVRIGYADPGATTPRRTVESVIIPA, from the coding sequence ATGGTCCGGATCTCGCCGGCGGCGGACGCCGCCCCCACGGCGCCGGACGGCTATCGGGCGGAGGATCTCGCCGCCGCGGTCGCCGCGGCCGTGCGGGCGCCGTCGCAGCACAATACGCAGCCGTGGCGGTTTCGGCTGTCCGGTGGCGCGATCGAGATCCGGTCGGACCCGGCGCGGCGGCTGCCGATCGCGGACCCGACCGGCTGGGCGGTGCGGATCGCGTGCGGCGCCGCGCTCGGCAACGCGCGGCTGGCGCTGGCCGGCCGCGGGCGGCCGGCGGACGGCGTGATCCGGCCGGTGCCGGGCGAGGCGGACCTGGTGGCGCGGCTGGTGCCGGGCCCGCCCCGGCCGCCCACGCGGACCGAGCTGGCGCTGCTCGCGGCCGTGCCGAGGCGGCGGAGCACGCGTGGCCGGTTCTCGGCGCAGCCGGTGCCGGCGTCGATCCGGGCCCGGATGCTGGACGCGGTGCGCTCGGAGGGCGGCTGGCTCGACCTGATCGTGGGCACCCCGGCCGTGACCGCGGTCGCGGAGATCGCGCACAGCGCGGACCGGGTGCTGCGGCGCAACGACGAGTACCGCGCGGAGATCGAGGCGTGGACCCGCCCGGCGCCGTCCTTCGACGGCGTGCCGCCGGAGGCCGCGGGACCGAAGGCGGACCCGACGGACATCCTGCCCCGGCGCGACTTCCGCGGCGCGGTGCCGGACCGGGACGCGACCCCGGAGCCGGAGCCGCTGGTCGCGGTGCTCGGCTCACCGGCGGACACCGCGACCGAGCAGATCGCGGCCGGTCAGGCGCTGCAGAAGCTGCTGCTCACGATCACCGACGCGGGCCTGGCCGCGTCGATGGTGTCGCAGCCGATCGAGGTGCCGGCCGCACGTGAGCAGCTGCGGCTCGCGCTCGGCCGGTCCGGCCCGCCGCAGATGGTGGTGCGGATCGGCTACGCGGACCCGGGCGCCACCACGCCACGCCGCACCGTGGAGAGCGTGATCATCCCGGCATAG
- a CDS encoding exodeoxyribonuclease III, with amino-acid sequence MRLATWNVNSVKARLPRLLEWLAATGPDVLCLQELKVSAGQFPHEEITALGYEAAVHGDGRWNGVAVLSRVGLADVRTGFDGDPGFPDEAAQETRAVSATCGGLRVWSVYVPNGRTPDDPHYAYKLLWLARLTEALEREPAPLAVCGDFNVAPADDDVWDPAVFAGSTHVTKPERDALAALRERRGLHDIVPRPLKGDRPFTYWDYRAGMFHQNKGMRIDLVYATEPVPSRVTDAYVDREARKGKGPSDHAPIVVDIDL; translated from the coding sequence ATGCGGCTCGCCACCTGGAACGTCAACTCCGTCAAGGCCCGTCTGCCCCGGCTGCTCGAGTGGCTGGCGGCGACCGGGCCGGACGTGCTGTGCCTGCAGGAGCTCAAGGTCTCGGCCGGGCAGTTCCCGCACGAGGAGATCACTGCGCTCGGGTACGAGGCCGCCGTGCACGGCGACGGCCGGTGGAACGGCGTGGCCGTACTGTCCCGCGTCGGGCTGGCCGACGTGCGCACCGGCTTCGACGGCGACCCCGGCTTTCCGGACGAGGCTGCGCAGGAGACGCGCGCGGTGTCCGCGACCTGCGGCGGGCTGCGCGTCTGGTCGGTCTACGTGCCGAACGGCCGCACTCCGGACGACCCGCACTACGCGTACAAGCTGCTCTGGCTCGCCCGGCTGACCGAGGCGCTGGAGCGCGAACCGGCTCCGCTCGCGGTCTGCGGGGACTTCAACGTCGCCCCGGCCGACGACGACGTGTGGGACCCCGCGGTGTTCGCCGGCTCGACCCACGTGACGAAGCCGGAACGGGACGCGCTGGCCGCTCTGCGCGAACGTCGCGGTCTGCACGACATCGTGCCGCGGCCGCTCAAGGGAGACCGGCCGTTCACCTATTGGGACTACCGCGCGGGCATGTTCCACCAGAACAAGGGCATGCGGATCGACCTGGTGTACGCGACCGAGCCGGTGCCGTCGCGGGTCACCGACGCGTACGTCGACCGCGAGGCGCGCAAGGGGAAGGGGCCGTCCGACCATGCGCCGATCGTCGTCGACATCGATCTGTAA
- a CDS encoding SpoIIE family protein phosphatase, whose product MTGIRNVSTPPPTHLLHAVLDATAEAVLLCDDQGTILLANAAAHRLLPGLLTIREITDDPDSFDRELHGRPLRGRRQPVDDAHDVWTVHDCTDETARLAAIAEERERTAFLVEASRRLSASLHRGRCVRTTVELAAAHLADAAVVVLPPARHRVEWVRAVTGSRFETGVMKERDAESVPGLSEALAGFPPVPSRWLDQTQVPASLLPAGFGEIGALLVTPLPGNGVPAGALILARRAPGAFAESEELQARIFAARAGGAISAAVLYQDQVETTAILQADLLPPDLPHIDGLELAGAYRPAKDAARIGGDFYDAYPRTPSLSPSGTDAETMVVLGDVVGKGPKAAVLAGKVRQTLRALRLLEGRPEPLLRVLNQALMDPRDRTRFVTMVLASMVRDGDGWRVTAASGGHPPPLILRARGGVEAVPARGTLIGVTGPIRVETATVRLGPGDLLLLYSDGLFEARGGVGGRDAYGEDRLADSLASCRDMPAAAVVERLEQLVSDWINGAGHDDIAMLAVRVPPRISENGYHPASFRRAR is encoded by the coding sequence GTGACGGGGATACGGAACGTCAGCACGCCACCGCCGACCCACCTCTTGCACGCCGTACTCGATGCCACCGCGGAAGCGGTGCTGCTCTGTGACGACCAGGGCACGATACTGCTCGCGAACGCCGCCGCGCACCGTCTGCTGCCCGGCCTGCTCACCATCCGGGAGATCACCGACGACCCGGACTCGTTCGACCGCGAGCTGCACGGGCGCCCGCTGCGGGGACGACGCCAGCCGGTCGACGACGCACACGACGTGTGGACGGTGCACGACTGCACGGACGAGACGGCCCGCCTGGCCGCGATCGCCGAGGAGCGGGAACGCACCGCGTTCCTGGTCGAGGCGAGCCGCCGGCTCTCCGCCTCGCTGCACCGCGGCCGGTGCGTGCGCACCACGGTCGAGCTGGCCGCCGCGCACCTGGCGGACGCGGCCGTGGTCGTGCTGCCCCCGGCCCGGCACCGGGTCGAGTGGGTGCGCGCGGTCACCGGCAGCCGCTTCGAGACCGGCGTGATGAAGGAACGCGACGCGGAGAGCGTGCCCGGCCTGTCCGAGGCGCTCGCCGGGTTCCCGCCGGTGCCGAGCCGCTGGCTGGACCAGACCCAGGTGCCGGCGTCGCTGCTTCCGGCCGGGTTCGGCGAGATCGGCGCGCTGCTGGTCACGCCGCTGCCCGGCAACGGTGTGCCGGCCGGCGCGCTGATCCTGGCCCGGCGTGCACCCGGCGCGTTCGCCGAGTCCGAGGAGTTGCAGGCCCGCATCTTCGCGGCCCGGGCCGGTGGTGCGATCTCCGCGGCCGTGCTCTACCAGGACCAGGTGGAGACGACCGCGATCCTGCAGGCCGACCTGCTGCCGCCGGACCTGCCGCACATCGACGGGCTGGAGCTGGCCGGGGCATACCGGCCGGCCAAGGACGCGGCCCGGATCGGCGGCGACTTCTACGACGCGTACCCGCGCACGCCCTCGCTCTCCCCGTCCGGCACGGACGCGGAGACCATGGTGGTGCTCGGCGACGTGGTCGGCAAGGGACCGAAGGCGGCCGTGCTGGCCGGCAAGGTACGCCAGACGCTGCGCGCGCTGCGGCTGCTGGAGGGCCGCCCGGAACCGCTGCTGCGGGTGCTCAACCAGGCGTTGATGGACCCGCGCGACCGCACCCGGTTCGTCACCATGGTGCTGGCCTCGATGGTCCGCGACGGTGACGGCTGGCGGGTCACGGCCGCGTCCGGCGGGCACCCGCCACCGCTGATCCTGCGCGCCCGGGGCGGTGTCGAGGCGGTCCCGGCCAGGGGCACGCTGATCGGCGTCACCGGCCCGATCCGGGTGGAGACCGCGACCGTCCGGCTCGGCCCCGGCGACCTGCTGCTGCTCTACAGCGACGGCCTGTTCGAGGCGCGCGGCGGCGTCGGCGGCCGGGACGCCTACGGCGAGGACCGGCTCGCCGACTCGCTCGCCAGCTGCCGCGACATGCCCGCGGCCGCGGTCGTGGAACGGCTCGAACAGCTCGTCTCCGACTGGATCAACGGTGCCGGGCACGACGACATCGCGATGCTGGCCGTGCGGGTACCACCGCGCATATCGGAGAACGGATACCATCCGGCGAGCTTCCGGCGTGCCCGATGA
- a CDS encoding cobalamin B12-binding domain-containing protein, which produces MTATTPLRHGVDEQYLELIGAGDEWGATDLVLTLWENGADPEQLLLGLIAPAQVRVGELWAANEWSVAREHGATATSERAIAALVARAAPRPTLGRITVACTDGEWHALPPRLLGEVLRLRGWRVDFLGANVPGPHLVTHLHQTGPDVVALSCALPTRLPRAHATLTACQAVGVPVLAGGRGFGADGRHARLLGADGWAATATDAADILDSGWNPPARAPHDDLAHLADEEYTQLVRQRHGIISGVLDRLRDAYPPMRAYDARQADATAEDVTHIVDFLAAALYVDDATVFTDFLTWTAAVLAARGVPASALTVCLDLLSTDLRDFPRAGELLKSGLAELATGISPGQDITRPER; this is translated from the coding sequence ATGACGGCGACCACGCCGCTGCGGCACGGCGTCGACGAGCAGTACCTGGAACTCATCGGCGCCGGTGACGAATGGGGCGCCACCGACCTGGTGCTCACGCTGTGGGAGAACGGCGCCGACCCCGAGCAGCTGCTGCTCGGCCTGATCGCGCCCGCCCAGGTGCGCGTGGGCGAGCTGTGGGCGGCGAACGAGTGGTCGGTCGCGCGCGAGCACGGCGCCACCGCCACCAGCGAACGCGCCATAGCCGCACTCGTCGCCCGCGCCGCACCCCGGCCCACGCTCGGCCGGATCACGGTCGCCTGCACCGACGGCGAATGGCACGCGCTCCCGCCCCGGCTGCTCGGCGAGGTGCTGCGGCTGCGCGGCTGGCGCGTCGACTTCCTCGGCGCGAACGTGCCCGGCCCGCACCTGGTCACCCACCTGCACCAGACCGGTCCGGACGTGGTCGCGCTCAGCTGCGCGCTACCCACCCGGCTGCCGCGCGCCCACGCCACGCTCACCGCGTGCCAGGCCGTGGGCGTACCGGTGCTCGCCGGTGGCCGCGGCTTCGGCGCCGACGGCCGGCACGCGCGCCTGCTCGGCGCGGACGGCTGGGCCGCGACCGCCACCGACGCCGCGGACATCCTCGACTCCGGCTGGAACCCACCGGCCCGCGCCCCGCACGACGACCTGGCCCACCTCGCGGACGAGGAGTACACGCAGCTCGTCCGGCAACGCCACGGGATCATCTCCGGCGTGCTGGACCGGCTCCGTGACGCGTACCCGCCGATGCGCGCCTACGACGCCCGCCAGGCCGACGCGACCGCCGAGGACGTAACGCACATCGTCGACTTCCTCGCCGCCGCGCTCTACGTCGACGACGCCACGGTCTTCACCGACTTCCTCACCTGGACCGCCGCGGTGCTGGCCGCCCGCGGCGTCCCCGCCTCGGCACTGACGGTCTGCCTCGACCTGCTCAGCACCGACCTCCGCGACTTCCCCCGCGCCGGGGAACTGTTGAAATCGGGTTTAGCGGAACTGGCCACGGGTATTTCTCCGGGCCAGGACATCACAAGGCCGGAGCGATGA
- a CDS encoding STAS domain-containing protein codes for MIDDSPLRIHQSHPDKTTVILSLSGDLDFDTAEELVDHAGRALTPGISSLSLDLSGLYICDSSGLSALIHISQEARGLGATFAMTGITAQLRRILEVTGLDSVLGTAAHDDDRAGAHS; via the coding sequence ATGATCGACGATTCCCCGCTACGTATCCACCAAAGTCACCCGGACAAGACGACAGTCATCCTGTCCCTCTCCGGCGACCTCGACTTCGACACCGCCGAAGAATTAGTCGACCACGCCGGCCGAGCCCTCACCCCGGGTATCTCGTCACTCTCCCTCGATCTGTCCGGGCTGTACATCTGCGACTCATCGGGGTTGAGCGCGCTGATTCATATCAGCCAGGAAGCCCGCGGTCTTGGGGCCACTTTTGCGATGACGGGGATCACCGCCCAATTGCGCCGGATCCTTGAGGTGACCGGGCTGGATTCGGTGCTGGGTACCGCGGCGCACGATGACGACCGCGCCGGGGCGCATTCCTGA
- a CDS encoding Hsp70 family protein, with protein MESPSQLAVDLGTTHTVAVVGQPGEAPRTLLFDGYSLMDSGVYLDAEGNIVTGLEATRLGANDPVRFEPHPKRRVGEGSIPLGGVEVPVVLLLSAVLSRVAHEARMAGVNPDGALLTCPVGWGRQHREMLTDAARRAGMGEVRLLEEPVAAAVYCTQVEGHHVPFGGSIAVFDFGGGTLDVTVVRREINGWQVASTGGLADLGGVDIDLALLDHLRRHLARRDPETWKRLFRPRTAVELRSRQDFRTEVRGAKEALSRNSAVTVRVPGWDRPLHLTREELEHVAEPLVARAVEETRRVVEAAGVSSFLLNSLMLVGGSSRMPLVSARLYARLGTTPSVPEQPELPVAVGALAYHRLSRNEETGDLSQVVAITPESGHVTRAGQAAQSFRVPVAQPRLRHLQRRWLGAVRNAFKTPKD; from the coding sequence GTGGAGAGTCCGTCGCAGCTGGCGGTGGATCTGGGCACGACCCACACGGTCGCGGTCGTCGGGCAGCCCGGGGAAGCGCCTCGCACGCTGCTGTTCGACGGGTATTCGCTCATGGATTCGGGCGTCTACCTGGATGCCGAGGGCAACATCGTGACCGGACTGGAGGCGACCCGGCTCGGTGCGAACGATCCGGTCCGGTTCGAACCGCACCCGAAGCGGCGTGTCGGTGAGGGGTCGATCCCGCTCGGCGGCGTCGAGGTGCCGGTGGTGCTGCTGCTCAGCGCGGTGCTGTCCCGGGTCGCGCACGAGGCGCGGATGGCCGGGGTGAACCCGGACGGCGCGCTGCTGACCTGCCCGGTCGGCTGGGGGCGGCAGCACCGGGAGATGCTGACGGACGCGGCACGCCGGGCCGGCATGGGCGAGGTGCGGCTGCTCGAGGAGCCGGTCGCGGCCGCGGTCTACTGCACGCAGGTGGAGGGGCACCACGTACCGTTCGGTGGTTCGATCGCGGTCTTCGACTTCGGCGGCGGCACGCTGGACGTCACGGTCGTGCGCCGGGAGATCAACGGCTGGCAGGTGGCGAGCACCGGCGGCCTGGCCGACCTCGGCGGCGTCGACATCGACCTGGCGCTGCTCGACCACCTGCGCCGGCATCTGGCCCGCCGCGACCCGGAGACGTGGAAGCGGCTGTTCCGCCCGCGTACGGCCGTGGAACTGCGGTCACGCCAGGATTTCCGCACCGAGGTGCGCGGCGCGAAGGAGGCGCTGTCCCGCAACTCGGCCGTGACGGTCCGGGTGCCGGGCTGGGACCGGCCGTTGCACCTGACCCGGGAGGAACTGGAGCACGTGGCGGAGCCCCTGGTGGCCCGCGCGGTCGAGGAGACCCGGCGCGTGGTCGAGGCGGCCGGCGTGTCGTCGTTCCTGCTGAACTCGTTGATGCTGGTCGGCGGGTCGAGCCGGATGCCGCTGGTCTCCGCGCGCCTCTACGCCCGGCTCGGCACCACGCCGTCGGTCCCGGAGCAGCCGGAACTCCCGGTCGCGGTCGGCGCGCTCGCCTACCACCGGCTCAGCCGCAACGAGGAGACCGGCGACCTCTCCCAGGTCGTCGCGATCACGCCGGAGTCCGGCCACGTCACCCGCGCCGGCCAGGCCGCGCAGAGCTTCCGCGTCCCGGTCGCCCAGCCGAGACTTCGGCACCTGCAGCGACGCTGGCTCGGCGCGGTCCGCAACGCCTTCAAAACCCCGAAGGACTGA
- a CDS encoding helix-turn-helix transcriptional regulator — protein MFDRVGMARFLRSRREALQPSDVGIFPGARRRTPGLRREEVAALSNMSADYYSRLERAGGPQPSEQMVASIAQGLHLSLDERDHLFVLAGYRPPASGRASDHVSPGMMRALDRLTDTPAEVSTELGETLRQTPLGAALTGDTTRFTGPARSIIYRWFTDERQRDLFPPDLHELHSRAFASGLRAAVGRDGANSRAAHISSLLFKESRDFADYWDRYEIGVKLSETKRLNHPEVGLLELNCQTLLDPERAHRLLIYTAVPGSESWDKLRLLSVIGVQQRG, from the coding sequence GTGTTCGACCGAGTAGGTATGGCCCGCTTTCTCAGGAGCCGCCGCGAGGCCCTCCAGCCGTCGGACGTCGGCATCTTCCCCGGCGCGCGCCGTAGGACACCCGGCCTGCGGCGTGAGGAGGTGGCCGCTCTGAGCAACATGTCGGCCGACTACTATTCACGCCTGGAACGCGCCGGCGGGCCGCAGCCGTCCGAGCAGATGGTCGCGTCGATCGCGCAAGGGCTTCATCTGTCACTGGACGAGCGCGACCATCTCTTCGTCCTCGCCGGGTATCGGCCTCCTGCGAGCGGGCGCGCAAGCGACCACGTCAGCCCGGGAATGATGCGGGCACTCGACCGGCTCACCGACACCCCGGCCGAGGTCTCGACCGAACTCGGCGAGACACTCCGCCAGACCCCACTGGGTGCGGCGTTGACCGGCGACACCACGCGGTTCACCGGGCCTGCGCGCAGCATCATCTACCGGTGGTTCACCGACGAGCGGCAGCGAGACTTGTTTCCGCCCGATCTGCACGAGCTCCATTCCCGTGCATTTGCGTCGGGCCTGCGGGCCGCGGTGGGTCGCGATGGAGCGAACTCGCGTGCCGCGCACATCTCATCTCTGCTGTTCAAGGAGAGTCGCGATTTCGCGGACTACTGGGATCGTTACGAGATCGGGGTGAAACTGAGCGAGACCAAGCGGCTGAATCATCCCGAGGTAGGGCTGCTCGAGCTGAACTGCCAGACCCTGCTCGACCCGGAACGCGCCCACCGGCTGCTCATCTACACGGCGGTTCCGGGGAGCGAGTCCTGGGACAAGTTGCGCCTGCTCTCGGTCATCGGAGTGCAACAGCGGGGCTGA
- a CDS encoding SDR family NAD(P)-dependent oxidoreductase encodes MTDLTGKVAVVTGSARGIGEAIAKRFASLGANVVVNYSTDEENARRTASEIEAAGGRAHVVQADISSLPDIDRLFDETLTTFGSVDIVVANAGREVVGQLAADVTEDDFDRLFSVNAKGAFFTLQKAAKVLTDGGRLISIGSTTTIFPYSGLGLYSSSKVVAAQFVRILALELASRAITVNTILPTGILGAGVFADPAGAEAFRAGDAQMGRIDGRVGTPEDVADAAEYFVGDLAGWVSGQTLTVAGGAIA; translated from the coding sequence ATGACTGATCTCACGGGAAAGGTCGCTGTAGTCACCGGATCCGCTCGCGGCATCGGCGAAGCAATCGCAAAGCGCTTCGCCTCGCTCGGTGCGAATGTCGTCGTCAACTATTCGACGGACGAGGAGAACGCACGGCGCACGGCGAGCGAGATCGAAGCGGCCGGCGGGCGGGCGCACGTCGTGCAGGCCGACATCTCGTCGTTGCCCGACATCGACCGGCTCTTCGACGAGACGCTCACCACGTTCGGCTCGGTCGACATCGTCGTCGCGAACGCAGGACGCGAGGTCGTCGGTCAGCTCGCGGCCGACGTGACGGAAGACGATTTCGACCGGCTCTTCAGCGTGAACGCCAAAGGCGCGTTCTTCACCCTGCAGAAGGCGGCGAAAGTGCTGACCGACGGCGGCCGCCTCATCTCGATCGGGTCGACGACGACGATCTTCCCGTACTCGGGGCTGGGCCTGTATTCGTCCAGCAAGGTGGTCGCGGCTCAGTTCGTCCGCATTCTCGCTCTCGAACTGGCCTCGCGCGCCATTACCGTCAACACCATTCTGCCGACCGGCATTCTCGGCGCGGGCGTTTTCGCCGACCCCGCCGGCGCCGAGGCCTTCCGCGCCGGGGACGCGCAGATGGGCCGGATCGACGGGCGCGTCGGGACGCCCGAAGACGTCGCGGATGCAGCCGAGTACTTCGTCGGCGACCTCGCCGGCTGGGTGAGCGGACAGACGCTCACGGTCGCCGGCGGCGCCATCGCCTGA
- a CDS encoding SDR family oxidoreductase: MSPRKQDITIPDMSAKRVLVTGASDGMGLVIARTLAAAGAEVIMPVRNRRKGEAAITTIRDHAPRARLELRELDLSSLESVSALGEQLRAEAAPIHVLINNAGIMTPPSRQLTRDRFEVQFGTNHLGHFALVAHLLPLLRQGKARVVSQTSASAQAGGINWDDLNWERSYSGSRAYAQSKIAVALFGLELDRRSKANRWGITSNVSHPGLAPTSLLAARPEVGRARDTSTVRMIRWMSARGILVGTVESAGQSALYAATAPEIKGGEFVGPGGAGGLGGPPRIQRPYRPFRDQHEVAQRLWTTSEELTGTSFPS, encoded by the coding sequence ATGTCACCCCGGAAGCAAGACATCACCATCCCCGATATGTCGGCGAAGCGCGTTCTCGTCACGGGCGCGAGCGATGGAATGGGACTCGTCATCGCGCGCACGCTCGCCGCCGCCGGCGCCGAGGTCATCATGCCGGTCCGCAACCGGCGAAAAGGTGAGGCCGCCATCACGACGATCCGCGATCACGCGCCTCGGGCCAGGCTCGAACTGCGTGAGCTCGACCTCTCGTCGCTCGAGTCGGTCTCGGCGCTCGGCGAGCAGCTGCGTGCGGAGGCGGCCCCGATCCACGTCCTCATCAACAACGCCGGCATCATGACGCCGCCCAGCCGGCAGCTCACCCGGGACAGGTTCGAGGTACAGTTCGGCACGAATCATCTCGGGCATTTCGCGCTCGTCGCGCACCTGCTTCCTCTGCTGCGGCAAGGAAAGGCACGGGTCGTGTCGCAGACCAGCGCGTCGGCCCAGGCCGGGGGGATCAATTGGGACGATCTAAACTGGGAACGGTCGTACTCGGGCTCCCGCGCCTATGCGCAGTCCAAGATCGCGGTGGCCCTGTTCGGTCTCGAGCTCGATCGCCGCAGTAAGGCGAACCGGTGGGGGATCACGAGCAACGTGTCCCACCCCGGTCTGGCGCCGACCAGCCTGCTGGCCGCGCGGCCTGAGGTCGGCCGCGCGCGGGACACGTCGACCGTCAGAATGATCCGTTGGATGTCGGCGCGGGGCATCCTGGTCGGAACCGTCGAGAGCGCCGGGCAATCAGCTCTGTACGCCGCCACGGCCCCCGAGATCAAGGGCGGCGAGTTCGTCGGACCGGGCGGTGCCGGTGGCCTGGGTGGCCCGCCGCGGATCCAGCGCCCCTACCGGCCCTTCAGGGATCAGCATGAGGTAGCTCAGCGCCTCTGGACGACGTCGGAAGAACTGACGGGAACGAGCTTTCCCTCCTGA